The sequence CTTCCTTCATCGTGAACTGATGCTGTGCCGCCGGGAATGAGCAGTCCCGTACGGCCTGTGTATACGACCGGATGCCTGAGTGCACGGCCTCGCCCGCATTGCTGAACCCCTTCGCAAATTTCGGCAGATGATGGGTGCCGTACTGGACGAGATCGTGAAATACGAGCACCTGCCCATCCGCATCCGCACCGGCGCCGATCCCGATGATCGGTATGCTGACGGCTTCGCACAATTGTTTTGTCAGCTGATGGGGAATACATTCGACGACGATCATGCAGGCGCCCGCCGACTCGCACGCTCTTGCCTCTTCGATCAGCTGCCGGGCGCTCTCCGCCGTCTTCCCCTGCACCTTGTACCCGCCGATCACGGACGCCGACTGCGGCAGCAGGCCTAAATGGGCAACAACCGGAATCCCGGTCTTCGTCAGCAGGGAGATTGTTTCGATGACCTCTCCGGCACCTTCCACTTTCAATGCGTCAGCGCCCGTCTTTTGGAAGATCCGCACCGCTTCAGCAAGGATCCGGTCTTCCGAACCGCGGAACGTTCCGAATGGCATATCGACAACCAGGAACGTATCCTGCGCCCCGCGTCTTGCCGCCTTGCCATGATGGATCATATCATCGGCGGTCACATATACGGTTGACGGATAGCCGAGCACCACCATACCGAGCGAATCGCCTGTCAGCAGGATGTCGACCCCCTCCTGTTCTGCGGCGGCAGCTGTCGGGTGATCATAGGCCGTCATCATGACGATCTTCTCGCCGGAGGCTTTCATCTTCTTGAAGTCATTGACTGTCTTCATTGTCCGTCTCCTCTCCTTTTCAGGAGAAAACCAAAACAAAAACCCCTCTGTCAAAAAACGGACAGAAGGATTGCGTAAGTTTGTGTCATCGGTTTCCTCCGTCCCTGTCCATTACGATCAAGGCAGAATTATCAAGTTATTGAACCAAAGGTCTTGCAGGTGCGGCTCGTTCGGATACCGCCCTTCCCTTTCACTATAGCATGCGTCGGGTCATCATGCCAGCCCATTTGCCCACTCTTCAGACAATATGGATATCCGCCGAATAGATTCCACGGATTGTCCCGTCATCCAGCTCGACCTCCAGGCGGCCGTCCTCCGATATGCCGTGCGCCACCGCTTCATAGGTTTCGTGCAGCGTGGAAATCCTGATCCGTCTGCCGATGGAATCCGCATAACCCTCCCACAGCAGCTTAATGGGAGCGAATCCTTTTTCGACGTACAGTCCGGTATATTGCTCCAAGTGGAACAGGACCGAAGCGGCCAGTTCGGCGCGGCTGATCTGCCGGCCTTCCTCGATGGCAAGCGATGTGGCGATCGTCTCCAATTCTTCAGGAAAGTCTTCTGCTGTCTGATTGACGTTCATGCCGATCCCGAGGATGATCGCTTTGACACGGTCAGGATCCGCCTGCAGTTCCGTGAGGATTCCTGTCAGCTTTTTTCCGTTCACCAGAATATCGTTCGGCCATTTGATGGACGGCGACACTCCTGTACACTCTTCGATGGCGCGCACGATCGCCACAGCGGCGACGAGCGTCAGCTGGGGAGCCTGCTGGGGCGGCAGATCCGGCCGGATGATCACACTCATCCAAATGCCTTTCCCGGCTGCCGAAGACCATGGCCGGGACAGTCTGCCTTTGCCTGCTGTCTGCTCATCCGCGATGATGACCGTTCCGTCGGCAGCCTCGTTTTGTGCAGCTTCGTGGGCAATCAGCTGTGTGGATGGGCAGGAGGCTATGTATTGGATCGTGCGTCCGTACACGGATGTCTTCAGATGCTGACCGATCGCCGGACCTGTGACAAGATCCGGCGATCCGATCAGGTAATAGCCTTTTTTCCGGACAGTGCCGATCTTGTACCCTTCATTTTCCAAGTCCTTGACACATTTCCAGACAGCCGTTCGGGACACCCCGTACTCATCAGCCAGCTGCTGACCGGATACGGGATTTTCCATACCGGCAGACATCCGCTTCAGCAATTCACTCTTCATGTTTGTATTCATGCTCATACCATCCTTTAATCGCATTGGCGTCATTTAGGAGTTCTCCATGGAGAACCGCCTGCTCGACTGCATCCAGTACGGCACCGACCCACTGTCCGGGCCGGCGGGACCGCTCCCAGCCGATGATGTCCCCGCCCCGTACAGCGAGATCCTGCTTAGACCGGATCGGCAGACTGCCGAGTGCGTCCCGGATCGTCTGCTCGGCTGCCGGTTTGTCCCCCAGCAGGACAGCGGCAAGTTTCTCGGCCGTCAGCAGTTCATCGAGCGAGCGGCCGTAGTAATCGGCTGCTGTGTACCCGCCGCGCCGTCTTGTCTTCAGCAGCGCCTGCACGGCCCTCAGATAGGCGCGTTCCTTGTTCGACAGCTTATAGGCATTGGCGACTGCGGACGGTTCGAAGCCGCCCGCCGCCATCAGGGACGCCCAGCCATCGAGCGCATTCCGGAAAGGCGCACAGGCGGGGAACGGCACAGTTCCGGCCGGGTAGAGCGGCATTGACTCCGAAAGTCCTGTATCTTCGATCAGACCGAGCGCCTGTCCTGCCGAAGCGCCTGTGAACAGCTTGTCGAATTCCGCTTTGATGCGCTCGACCGACAAATTCCGTACCGTGCCGCTGAGCCGCCGGATCGCCTCTTGGGTCGCGGATTCCACCGAAAAGCCGAGCACCGAAACGAAACGGACTGCGCGCACCATGCGGAGTGCATCTTCGCCGAACCGAACGGCCGGTTCACCCACAGCGCGTATGATCCCGGACGCCAGGTCGGACCGGCCGCCGAAAGGATCGATGATACCGCCATCCAGCGTCATCGCCAGAGCGTTGATGGTGAAATCGCGGCGTTTCAAGTCTTCATCAAGGGAGGTGACGAACTGCACGTCGTCAGGCCGGCGGTTGTCCGAGTATGTCCCTTCCGTCCGGAACGTCGTGACTTCCACCGGTTCCCCCTGCTCGATCACGAGGACGGTGCCGTGATCTGTTCCGAGATCGACAGTCGCAGGGAATAATGCCTTCACTTGCTCAGGCATCGCCGCCGTTGCGATATCGATGTCTTTCGGCTCCTTGCCGAGCAGATGATCGCGTACTGCCCCCCCGACGAATACGGCTTCGAAGCCTGCCCGTTCTAGCCGTTCGGCCACCGCTCTGCTGTTGGCAGTCCCAAACATATGCATCAGCCTTTCCTTATCAGTTTTCCATAGAGCTCCTCGTACTGCGAGACGATCTGCTCCGATGCGAACTTTCCGTGAACGGTCTGCAGGGCATTCTGCTGGAACAGGCGCTGCTTCTCGGGATCCTGCAAGATTCGCAACGTGCGTTCTGCGATTGCAGCCGGATCTCCGACCGGAACCAGGTAACCATTCACGCCATCTTCAATCACTTCAGGGATGCCGCCGGCGGTTGTGCCGACAGCCGGTACCCCGCATGCGAACCCTTCCAGCAGCACCAGGCCGAACGCCTCTTTCTCGGATGGCAGCACCATGACGTCACTGACGGACAGGATGGCCGGCAAGTCATTTCGCTTGCCTGTGAAGATGACGTGATCCGCCACTTTGAGGCTGTTCGCAAGCCGGCGGATGCGGGGCAGTTCAGGTCCTTCTCCGACAAGCAGCAGCTTGGCAGGCTGTTCTTTGACAATCCTGGCGAAAGCGCGGATCAGATCGGGGATCCGCTTGACGCTGCGGAAGTTGGAAATATGGACAATGATTTTATCATCTTCCGCCAAACCGAACTCCCGCCGTACAGCAGTTCCGTCGACGGGATGGTATGTCGTTTCATCGATGAAGTTATAGACCGTAACGATCTCTTTTGACGGCTCGATGAGTTCGATGGTCTCTTTCCGCAGCGAGTCCGAGACGGCCGTTGTGATATCTGATTTATCGATCCCGTATTTCACTGTGTTTTTCAGTGCCGGATCATGCCCGAGAATCGTCACATCCGTCCCATGGAGCGTCGTGATGATGCCGATATCCGACTGGATCATATCTTTTGCAAGAACGGCTGAAACCGCATGCGGCACTGCATAGTGGACGTGCAGCAGGTCGAGACTCTCGGCTTCGACGACCTGGCCGATCCGATTGGCGAGTGCTATGTCATACGGCGGATATTTGAAGACGGCATAGCCATCAATTTTCACCTCATGGAAATGGATCTGCTCATTCGGCTCGCTGTACCGGAACGGCAGACTGGACGTGATGAAATGGATTTCATGCCCCTTTTCCGCCATTTTCATGGCAAGTTCTGTCGCTACAACACCTGAGCCGCCGAGGGAAGGGTAGCAGATCACCCCGATTTTCAGTCGTTTCATCCTTTCACTTCTTCCGTTATAAAATGCTCACGCGGTGATGAGGTGTTCAAGTCCGTTGATGAACCGGTTTTGGGTGACCGCTTCCCGGATGGCCAGCAGGACACCCGGCATAAAGCTTTTCCGGTCGAATGAATCGTGCCGGATCGACAGCAGCTCCCCTTCTCCGCCCAGCATGACCTGCTGATGTGCAAGCAGGCCCGGCAGACGGACGCTGTGGATCTTCATCCCCTGTACATCCGCTCCCCTCGCACCATATGCATGGATCTGTTCGTCCGGATGCCCCTGCAAGTGAGGAGTCCGCACCTCGGAGATCATGTCGGCTGTTTTGACAGCTGTCCCGGACGGGGCATCCAATTTGCGGTCGTGATGCATTTCCATGATTTCCACATCCCCGAGATACCGGGCGGCCTGCTGTGCGAATTTCATCATGAGCACCGCACCGATCGAAAAGTTCGGCGCCACAATGCAGGCGATCCCGTTCTGTGTACTCAGCTGCTCCAGCTGAGCCAATTCTTCCGCTGTCAGTCCGGATGTGCCGATGACGGGACGTATTCCGAGGACGAGCGCCTTCTGGACATTCGGGAACACCGATTCGGGATCTGTCAGGTCGAGCAGGACATCCGGGTGCTTCTGTTCATGGAGGTCAGCGAGAGAAGTGTAGATTCTCGTACCCGGCCCCTCCTCTGCGATAGTTCCTTCATGATAGACCATCCCGTCATTCTTATAGTCCAGCGCTGCGACCAGCTCCATATCGGCGGCCTCCGTAATGGCTGCGGCAGCAGTACTGCCCATGCGGCCCCGGATCCCTGCGATTGCGATGCGTATTGTCACTCGGTCTCCCCCTTTTTCGTCCAGCGGTCTGCGTCCCGGCTCCTGAACTTAGTCATTACCATGTCGAGCGCTTCCGATAAGTCGATTCCCTGCGAATTTGCAAAACAGATGAGGACGAAGAGCAGGTCACCCGTCTCTTCTGCAAGCGTGCTGGCGCCTTCCGTGTTCTTCTTTTTCTTCATGCCGTGCACGTGCTGCACTTCACGCGACAATTCGCCAAGTTCCTCGGTCAGCCGTGCGATGAGTTCCATCGGCGGGAAATACCCTTCTTCGAATCCTGATATGTATCCATCCACTTGCTGCTGCATCGCTTTCATCGTCACTTGTTCAGTCATCATGGATCCCACCTTTCCTTCTTTATCGTATTCATTCATCTTGCTATTGTCAAAATATATTGGATGGCTGATAATAGCACTAGTGCTTTTTGAAGGAAGGTGATCGAATGTTCAAAGACATCAAACTGAAAAACATATTCTTCATCATACTCGGTTCTGCAATCTTCAGTTTCGGTCTGGTGCATTTCAATATCCAGAACGAACTGGCAGAAGGCGGATTTACAGGGATTACGCTCATTCTGTTCTTTGCCTTCAAATGGGACCCGGCTGTCATGAACCTTGTGCTCAACATTCCGATGTTCATCATCGGCTGGCGGATGCTCGGAAGACGGATCTTCATCTACACACTTGTCGGGACAGTTGCGGTGTCCCTGTTCTTGCGGGTGTTCATGAAGTATCAGATCGACATCCATCTGAAAGATGATATGTTCCTCGTCGCCCTGTTTGCCGGTATCTTCGTCGGTGTCGGACTCGGCATCATTTTCCGCTTCGGCGGCACGACGGGCGGTGTCGATATACTCGCCAGGCTCGCCCAAGTCCATTGGGGATGGAGTATCGGGAAGACGATGTTCATGTTCGACGCGGCGGTCATCCTCGTGTCGTGGTTCGTCTACTTGGATCACCGGTCCGTCATGTATACGCTCGTTGCCCTGTTCGTCGGCGCCCGCGTCATCGATTTTGTGCAGGAAGGGGCGTATGCTGCCAGAGGTGCGTTCATCATTTCCGATCATCAGGATGCGATCGCCACCCGGATTGCGCTCGAGATGGACCGCGGCGTGACAGTATTCAAAGGATACGGCCACTTCACGAAAGCGGACCGTAACATCTTATACTGTGTCATTGCGAAGAACGAAATCATGCGGGTGAAGACTATCATCACATCGATTGACCCGCACGCATTCGTCTCTGTCATGGACGTCCATGATGTCATGGGCGAAGGGTTTACGCTGGACGATCAGAAACAGCCGATTCCGCGATAACGGAAAAAAACGCCTTATGCTGCGCTTTACTTGGCAGCATAAGGCGTTTTGCTTTATTCTCAGTCCCTGTTCAGGAAGATCGAAAGAAGGCGCACGAGTTCCAACACGGCTACAGCCGCTGCAGCAACGTAGGTCATGGCAGCTGCACTGAGCACTTTCTTGGCATGCGGTTCTTCTTCGTTCCGGATAATCCCGAGCTCGACGATTTGTGTCATCGCCCGGCTGGAGGCATTGAACTCGACCGGCAGCGTGACGATCTGGAACACGACGCCGACCGCCATCATGATGATCCCGATGCCGAGCAGACTGTTCATGCTCGAAAAGATCAGACCTGCCATGATGAAGAACCAGCTGGCGTTCGATGTCAGACCGGCGACAGGAGCAAGCCGGTGACGGAAACGGAGTGCCGCATAGGCTTCCTTGTCCTGGATGGCATGACCGACTTCGTGCGCAGCGACGGCTGTACCGGCGACAGACGCATTGTGATAATTATCGCTCGATAATGCGACGATTTTCGTGACAGGATTGTAATGGTCACTCAGAACTCCAGGTGTCTCGACCACCTTCACGTCCTGCAGTCCGTTATGGTCAAGAATGAGACGGGCTACTTGCGCACCTGTCATACCGGAAGTCGAACGGACTTTTGAATACTTGTTATACGTACTTTTCACTTTGAATTGTGCATACAAAGGCAGCAAAATGATAATGCCCAAATATACTAGATAATTCAATCATCCCTCACCCTTTCTCTGCTTCTATTTTATATGGCCTGCCCGATGGCCCGCAACTTTTAGACACCAGGGTCCAGCCGCTCTGTTACAACTTTATGACGGCTCTTCCAATTCCATACGACCAGACCGATACATGCAGCCGACAGCCAGAACGTGAAATAGCCGATGTTGGCCGCATACTCCATGAGATCTCCATAGATCGGCATCTGGCCGAACACATAATCGATCACATCATTGTGCAGTGTCCAAATGGCAGCCAGAACGATGGACACCCAGCCGAACCGGTAATTGCGCCAATAGAGGACAGCCTGAAGCGCCATCGCGCCGTGTGAGATGACGAGCATCCAGCCGGCCGCCCCGATGCTGCCGGTTTCCTCGAGCGTCCATAGGTTCATGACAACTGCCCATATACCGTATTTCACGAGCGTCAGGAGAGCGAGTGATTCGAACAGCCTGAAATTCGTGCGGAGAATCCAGCCGATCAGGACAAAGCAGAAGAACAGGCTGGCAGTGGGACTGTCGGGCACAAAAATCCAGAACCTCGGCTCTGTGATCTCAAGCTGCCACATATACCAGTCATAGCCGTACACCGTCCCGATAATATTGATGAAAAGAAGGATCCAAAGGAATGCCTGATGATTCAGGATGTACCGGATCCAAATTCGTGCCTGCTGCAAACGTATCACCCCAGCTGTGGAAAATTTAAAAGGAGTTACGAAAAAAAAGGAGTCAGTTTCCTGACTCCTTTTCCATTATTCGTTTCCGAGATTGGAAATGAATTCTGCCATCGTTTTCAAATCTTCATCAGAACCGTCCCATTGGTTCGGCGGCATTGTGCCGATCCCTTCATGGGCGATCTTTTCAATCTCTTCAGGTTTGAGGCCTGTGTCCGTCAGCGGAAGACCCAATCCGCCTTGGAACTGATCGCCGTGACAGCCGATACATGTCGAACCTTGGTAAATTTGATATCCTTCAGCACTCTCGTCAAAATTGACCTCTTCAACGATCTTACCCTGTGCTTCCGCTTTCACCCAGTCGTGGTTGACGACAGACTCCCATGTAAGGTAGAAGATTGCAGCGAATGCCAAAAGCATGAAGCCTGTCGGCAGAGGACGTTTCCATGGACGGCGTTCTTTCGACGTATCCATGAAAGGCACGAGCATGAGAGCACCGACAGCCAGTCCCGGAACGATGATAGCACCGACCACGTTGAATGGACCGGATGCGAACTCATACTTCAGGAGCTGGTACATGAATAGGAAATACCAGTCCGGAAGAGGGATGTACGTCGTATCTGTCGGATCCGCCTGACGCTCAAGAGGCGATGGATGTGCAAGTGTGATAATCAAATAACCGATCAGGAAGATTGCACCGACCATCCACTCTTTCAAGAGGAAGTTCGGCCAGAAGGCTTCCGTCTTCCCCGGATATTCGGAGTAGTCTTTCGGTACGTTGGGCTTACGGACCGCTTTGATACGCGAGTCCCCAACGAATTTCATGCCTTTTCCGTGTTGCATCTTGTTCCCCTCCTTAGTGAGAAATCAAGGGTCTCCGGCTTACAATGGTCCGGAAATACCTTGTCTTCTGATCATGATAAAGTGCGCTGCAAGCAAACCGAGGAGTGCTGCAGGCAGGAAGAATACGTGGATCGCAAAGAAACGTGTCAGTGTCTGTGCACCGAGTATTGTCGCATCTCCGGCAAGGAGGATCTTGATCCACTCTCCTATGAACGGAACGGAACCAGCGATCTCGATTCCTACTTTCGTAGCGAACAGAGCTTTCATATCCCATGGCAGCAGATATCCTGTGAATCCGAGACCCAGGATGACGACAAACAGAAGTACGCCGACCACCCAATTCAATTCACGAGGTTTTTTATAAGCGCCAGTAAAGAAGACACGTAGCGTGTGCAAGAACATCATGACAATAACGAGTGAAGCTCCCCAGTGGTGCATGCCGCGCACGATTTCCCCGTACGCCACCTCATTTTGGAGGTAGTAGACGGATTTCCAAGCATTTTCAATATCCGGTGTGTAATACATGGTCAAGAACATACCGGACAGGATTTGGATTACTGTGACGAAGAAGGTCAATCCTCCGAAACAATAGATGAATGCAGAAAAATGATGTGCGGGGTTTACGTGTTCGGGTACTTCATGATCGGCGATATCGCGCCAAATCGGGGTGACATCGAGCCGTTCATCGACCCAATCATAAATTTTGTTCATCAATTTGAGTGTACCCCCTGACTTATTTAACTAGTTGGTTCGGCATTGTTTTACCAATGTGGACGAATCCGTCAATAACTTCGACTTCATACTGATCCAGAGGACCGGTCGGCGGAGTGCCGGGAATGTTCTTACCGTTCTTTTCATAACGGCCGCCATGGCATGGACAGTAATATTGGTCCGGGTGTGCTTCATCCCCCGCCCAGTTCACTGTGCAGCCCAGGTGTTTACATACAGGGGACAGAGCGATGATCTTATCGCCATCTTTATAAACCCATGCTGTGTTCGAAACGTCTGATTTGTACCAAGCATCTTTCCGGTCCTTGATCGTGAAGTCGACACGCACCGGTGTCTCCGTCACTTCGTCGGCTTTCTGGTCGGTCGGCACGTAATCAGCACCTTCCGAAGATGCTAAAACAGGGTCGATCGCAAAGCGGATCATCGGCATCGCTGCGGCAGAAACCATGAATCCGCCGACACCCATTAATGTGTAGTTCAGGAATTGGCGTCTAGACACTTTGCTGCTCATCAATTTCCCTCCTCTTACTCCAAAGTCAGTCCAGCGGACATACTTTTGCTAATTGTTATTACTAGGACATATCTATAATATCCTACCGTCACATGAAATTCAATGTTGCATTTGGACACAGTTTCTGTTTGTGAACAAATATTGACTTTTTCTCAATTACATTTCACAAATTCTTCAGGTCCCCCTTCAATCAGTCCATTCGGCGGTCAGCTGCGGAAGAAGCTGTTTCAGCTGGTCTTCCATGATCGTCTGCTTGAGCCGGTCATCCATATGTTCGATAGGGATCGCCGGCAGCCACAGAACTTTCCCTTTCATCTCCAGGCTTGTCCATGCTGCGTCCGTCGTCAGATAGAACACATAGCGGAACGGAGAGGACGCCAGATCGTTCGACAGCATGCTGCCGAATGACTGCATGTCCATGGACGGGGAATACGAGAAAGGAGGTGTCACCATGACCCTACCTTTGAACTGCTGTTCCATATAGGCGGACAGGTTCATGAGGAAATCACTGCCCGACGCACTGGCTTTCATGCGTCCTTCCGCCACTTCCATCTTGATGAGCGGGATGATCGCTGTGTCTATGTATTCTTTCTGCTGCAGGAAAACATTCATATCTTCTGCGTTCCAATTCATGGTGCCACACCTTTCTAATAGAGAAGAGACTCCATCTGATCAGACGGAGTCAGTGCTCTTTCATGTCGTTCAATTCATTCAGCATGCCGGACAGCGCCAGGAACCGCTCCTCATCGTTTGCATCCAGGGCTGCATCGACCTGCTTCATCAGCGTTTCCTTGGAGGCGGTCACGGCACTTTCATGCAGCAGCTGCCGGGCAAGCTTCCGGTCGCGCTCGCTCACCTGCTGATCTTCAGGAAAGTATGGGTTCTCTTCCAGGACGCTCGCATAATGAGGTGAACTGTTGCTTTTCTGGAAATTCAGCTGGATGAACATCTTTTCGTCAGGATGCAATCGCAGATCGTGGAACGATTTTTCCGCATCTGTCGTCATCAGGCTGCCTTTGTAGAAGCGGAAAGGCACGCCGTTCGATTCAATAGCCGAAATGACCATCGCACGCGGGCAAAAATGGGCATCCTCGGTGAAGTGAACATTCTCCAAAATCTTCTCATGGCTTAATAAGTAATTCAAGATCCATACGCATTCCCGGCGCTTCAGACGATAGCGCTTCAAAAACCACCTGATGAAATCTTTTTTGGCAGCTACAGGAATCATGGCTTCCATCTTATGCCTCCTCTTCTTCCTGATCCTCAAGAAAGGACGTCCACTCGGATTGACCCGGATCCAAAGCTGTCAGTTGTCTGACGATCCGGACCGCCTCTTCACGCCTGCCTTCTTCAAGCAGGAACGAAGCGAACCGCCCGAGGAATTCCGGGTCTTCCTTCATGCCAGTGTATGCCTGTGTGTAAGAAGCATATGCCTCTCCGAACCGCTCGGCATCCTCTTCGGCATACGCCTTGAATGCTGCCAGCAACGGAATTTCAAGCTGCTCTTCAGGAGAAGCCTCCAGCAGATCGAGAAGTTCCCCGAAGGCGCCCTGCTGTTCATATAGCGACGCCAGGGAAATCCTGGCCTCTGTGTATTCAGGGTCGAGGGCCAGCGCTTCTGCAAAATGCGCTGCCGCTTCATCAGGCAG comes from Sporosarcina trichiuri and encodes:
- a CDS encoding ubiquinol-cytochrome c reductase iron-sulfur subunit produces the protein MSSKVSRRQFLNYTLMGVGGFMVSAAAMPMIRFAIDPVLASSEGADYVPTDQKADEVTETPVRVDFTIKDRKDAWYKSDVSNTAWVYKDGDKIIALSPVCKHLGCTVNWAGDEAHPDQYYCPCHGGRYEKNGKNIPGTPPTGPLDQYEVEVIDGFVHIGKTMPNQLVK
- a CDS encoding DUF1405 domain-containing protein — its product is MRLQQARIWIRYILNHQAFLWILLFINIIGTVYGYDWYMWQLEITEPRFWIFVPDSPTASLFFCFVLIGWILRTNFRLFESLALLTLVKYGIWAVVMNLWTLEETGSIGAAGWMLVISHGAMALQAVLYWRNYRFGWVSIVLAAIWTLHNDVIDYVFGQMPIYGDLMEYAANIGYFTFWLSAACIGLVVWNWKSRHKVVTERLDPGV
- the panB gene encoding 3-methyl-2-oxobutanoate hydroxymethyltransferase; protein product: MKTVNDFKKMKASGEKIVMMTAYDHPTAAAAEQEGVDILLTGDSLGMVVLGYPSTVYVTADDMIHHGKAARRGAQDTFLVVDMPFGTFRGSEDRILAEAVRIFQKTGADALKVEGAGEVIETISLLTKTGIPVVAHLGLLPQSASVIGGYKVQGKTAESARQLIEEARACESAGACMIVVECIPHQLTKQLCEAVSIPIIGIGAGADADGQVLVFHDLVQYGTHHLPKFAKGFSNAGEAVHSGIRSYTQAVRDCSFPAAQHQFTMKEEELDALYGGARS
- a CDS encoding zinc metallopeptidase gives rise to the protein MNYLVYLGIIILLPLYAQFKVKSTYNKYSKVRSTSGMTGAQVARLILDHNGLQDVKVVETPGVLSDHYNPVTKIVALSSDNYHNASVAGTAVAAHEVGHAIQDKEAYAALRFRHRLAPVAGLTSNASWFFIMAGLIFSSMNSLLGIGIIMMAVGVVFQIVTLPVEFNASSRAMTQIVELGIIRNEEEPHAKKVLSAAAMTYVAAAAVAVLELVRLLSIFLNRD
- a CDS encoding nucleotide pyrophosphohydrolase, which translates into the protein MTEQVTMKAMQQQVDGYISGFEEGYFPPMELIARLTEELGELSREVQHVHGMKKKKNTEGASTLAEETGDLLFVLICFANSQGIDLSEALDMVMTKFRSRDADRWTKKGETE
- a CDS encoding biotin--[acetyl-CoA-carboxylase] ligase; translation: MNTNMKSELLKRMSAGMENPVSGQQLADEYGVSRTAVWKCVKDLENEGYKIGTVRKKGYYLIGSPDLVTGPAIGQHLKTSVYGRTIQYIASCPSTQLIAHEAAQNEAADGTVIIADEQTAGKGRLSRPWSSAAGKGIWMSVIIRPDLPPQQAPQLTLVAAVAIVRAIEECTGVSPSIKWPNDILVNGKKLTGILTELQADPDRVKAIILGIGMNVNQTAEDFPEELETIATSLAIEEGRQISRAELAASVLFHLEQYTGLYVEKGFAPIKLLWEGYADSIGRRIRISTLHETYEAVAHGISEDGRLEVELDDGTIRGIYSADIHIV
- the qcrB gene encoding menaquinol-cytochrome c reductase cytochrome b subunit, with product MMNKIYDWVDERLDVTPIWRDIADHEVPEHVNPAHHFSAFIYCFGGLTFFVTVIQILSGMFLTMYYTPDIENAWKSVYYLQNEVAYGEIVRGMHHWGASLVIVMMFLHTLRVFFTGAYKKPRELNWVVGVLLFVVILGLGFTGYLLPWDMKALFATKVGIEIAGSVPFIGEWIKILLAGDATILGAQTLTRFFAIHVFFLPAALLGLLAAHFIMIRRQGISGPL
- a CDS encoding menaquinol-cytochrome c reductase cytochrome b/c subunit, with the translated sequence MQHGKGMKFVGDSRIKAVRKPNVPKDYSEYPGKTEAFWPNFLLKEWMVGAIFLIGYLIITLAHPSPLERQADPTDTTYIPLPDWYFLFMYQLLKYEFASGPFNVVGAIIVPGLAVGALMLVPFMDTSKERRPWKRPLPTGFMLLAFAAIFYLTWESVVNHDWVKAEAQGKIVEEVNFDESAEGYQIYQGSTCIGCHGDQFQGGLGLPLTDTGLKPEEIEKIAHEGIGTMPPNQWDGSDEDLKTMAEFISNLGNE
- a CDS encoding CCA tRNA nucleotidyltransferase, producing the protein MFGTANSRAVAERLERAGFEAVFVGGAVRDHLLGKEPKDIDIATAAMPEQVKALFPATVDLGTDHGTVLVIEQGEPVEVTTFRTEGTYSDNRRPDDVQFVTSLDEDLKRRDFTINALAMTLDGGIIDPFGGRSDLASGIIRAVGEPAVRFGEDALRMVRAVRFVSVLGFSVESATQEAIRRLSGTVRNLSVERIKAEFDKLFTGASAGQALGLIEDTGLSESMPLYPAGTVPFPACAPFRNALDGWASLMAAGGFEPSAVANAYKLSNKERAYLRAVQALLKTRRRGGYTAADYYGRSLDELLTAEKLAAVLLGDKPAAEQTIRDALGSLPIRSKQDLAVRGGDIIGWERSRRPGQWVGAVLDAVEQAVLHGELLNDANAIKGWYEHEYKHEE
- the dapB gene encoding 4-hydroxy-tetrahydrodipicolinate reductase; amino-acid sequence: MTIRIAIAGIRGRMGSTAAAAITEAADMELVAALDYKNDGMVYHEGTIAEEGPGTRIYTSLADLHEQKHPDVLLDLTDPESVFPNVQKALVLGIRPVIGTSGLTAEELAQLEQLSTQNGIACIVAPNFSIGAVLMMKFAQQAARYLGDVEIMEMHHDRKLDAPSGTAVKTADMISEVRTPHLQGHPDEQIHAYGARGADVQGMKIHSVRLPGLLAHQQVMLGGEGELLSIRHDSFDRKSFMPGVLLAIREAVTQNRFINGLEHLITA
- the bshA gene encoding N-acetyl-alpha-D-glucosaminyl L-malate synthase BshA: MKRLKIGVICYPSLGGSGVVATELAMKMAEKGHEIHFITSSLPFRYSEPNEQIHFHEVKIDGYAVFKYPPYDIALANRIGQVVEAESLDLLHVHYAVPHAVSAVLAKDMIQSDIGIITTLHGTDVTILGHDPALKNTVKYGIDKSDITTAVSDSLRKETIELIEPSKEIVTVYNFIDETTYHPVDGTAVRREFGLAEDDKIIVHISNFRSVKRIPDLIRAFARIVKEQPAKLLLVGEGPELPRIRRLANSLKVADHVIFTGKRNDLPAILSVSDVMVLPSEKEAFGLVLLEGFACGVPAVGTTAGGIPEVIEDGVNGYLVPVGDPAAIAERTLRILQDPEKQRLFQQNALQTVHGKFASEQIVSQYEELYGKLIRKG
- a CDS encoding YitT family protein; protein product: MFKDIKLKNIFFIILGSAIFSFGLVHFNIQNELAEGGFTGITLILFFAFKWDPAVMNLVLNIPMFIIGWRMLGRRIFIYTLVGTVAVSLFLRVFMKYQIDIHLKDDMFLVALFAGIFVGVGLGIIFRFGGTTGGVDILARLAQVHWGWSIGKTMFMFDAAVILVSWFVYLDHRSVMYTLVALFVGARVIDFVQEGAYAARGAFIISDHQDAIATRIALEMDRGVTVFKGYGHFTKADRNILYCVIAKNEIMRVKTIITSIDPHAFVSVMDVHDVMGEGFTLDDQKQPIPR
- a CDS encoding YpiF family protein, whose amino-acid sequence is MNWNAEDMNVFLQQKEYIDTAIIPLIKMEVAEGRMKASASGSDFLMNLSAYMEQQFKGRVMVTPPFSYSPSMDMQSFGSMLSNDLASSPFRYVFYLTTDAAWTSLEMKGKVLWLPAIPIEHMDDRLKQTIMEDQLKQLLPQLTAEWTD